Genomic DNA from Enterococcus saccharolyticus subsp. saccharolyticus:
TTTATCATTGTCTTGATTTTCTAATTCTTGAATAATGTGTAGATAAGTTTCTTGGGTTGTTGTCATGCTAGAATGCCCTAATCTATTGGCTACACTGGCAATTGAAACACCGGCAAACAACAATAAAGAAGCATGTGTATGTCGTAAACTATGAATAGTGATAATAGGGACATTTGCGCGATTGCATAATACTTTCAAACGATTGTTAATGGTGGAGTTAAACACTCTATTTTTTATAAAAATTGGTTTTTCAGATTCTCTCATTTTAATTAATTGTGAAAATTGCATAGCTAACTGCCAATCGATTTGTACCTTTCTTTTTGAAGATTCATTTTTAGTTGGTTGAAAGCCACCATTTGATTTTTTATAATTCCAAGTCTTATTAATAGTTATCTTTTGTTGGGAAAAATCAAAATCATTTGGTGTTAATGCTAGTGCTTCTGAAAAGCGGAGTCCTGTTTTTGTAATCAATAGAATAAACCAATCCCAATTAATCTCTTCCGTTAATTCAAGTTCTTTCAATAGTGCTTGTACTTCAAATTGATTGAGAAATTTTGCTTTTTTAGGTCGTGGTGCTTTACCTTTGATAACGATTTTTCTTGTAGGATTTTGAGTAAGTGTGCCATCATCAACTGCATCCAAAATAGCGCCTTTCAAATGATGATGAAAATCCATAGTAGTTTGTTTTTCATGTGTAGATGCATAATCGTTCAGTAATTGCTGATAATTCGTACGGGTAAGCTCTTTTAATTTTAAGTGGGGGACAAGTTCTTGTAATCTTTGCTCTGCAATATGATATTTTTGCAAAGTAATTGAACGAACTGCGCCCTCTTTATAAAGACTTACCCACTCTTTAAAGTACTCGTGAAACAGTTGTTCTTTTCTTTTTTTTGCTACCATAATAAAAAACCTCCTAGATAATAAGTCGATGAATAAACCATCTCACATATTATCTAGGGGGATTATTTTTGTGTAAATATTGGGTTAAATAAACATTTTTTGTAAAAAAGCGGTTTTTAGTTTGTTTAATTGGTCAAGTTTTCTTTGATGAAGGGTGATGGTATCGTCTAATTGCTTGAAAAACTCTCCTATCCATTCCTGCTCGTTATCTGAAGGGACAAATATTTTGCATTTAAAGAAATCATCCAAAACTAACTCATTCATCATAGTTCCTAGTTTTGTAGACTTTACGAGTACATGCTTCATAATCGGCTCATAAATAATGTACTGTTTCCAAAAGAAAATGTTCATAGATATAATTGGTCTGAGAGTCGTAAATCGAGGTGACATAATCCCATCTCCAATGTCATTAAGAACAAACCTACCAAATGAGAATACTTTGCTAGTATGCCCTTCATAAGCAATATCTCCAATACGAAGAACTTTATATCCGTTCAATGAATTTTCTGCTGCACCATTTCCCTCAGGCTTGAATCGCATAGTCGCTATAGAGATTGTTTTCTCTGACCCAAATTGACCTTTGTTTCTTTCTGTATTTCTTTGATATAATTTCCCCAACTTACGCTGTTCCCATTCTTCTTTAAAATCAGCAAATCGAAGTTTTGGGATACTTTCTCCTTGTTCTGGGAAAAGCTGTTGCAAAAAGCCTTTCTTCATCTGTTTTAAGGCTTCGATTTTACGCTGATGAAGGGTGATAGTATCGTCGAGTTGCTTGAAAAAAGCACCGATTTTTTTTTGTTCTTCAATAATTTTTGGGTAAAATAGCTTTAAATCTCCAAACTCAGAAAAACTTATAGATTTTCCATCTCTAATTCCAAACGTGACTGTTTTTAATGATTCTATAAAAGTAAATGTTTTAAACTTAGTCTTCCAAAATAAACTATCTTGACTATTCATATTTTTAGGAACAAATATAGTATATGCAGGACTAGTAATACCAAGTTTGTCAGAGAGTTCAAATCCGCCCTGAAAAGATCGTAAGCTAATTATAAAATCACCTTGGTGAATCACCTTATAATTCTTAAGAGTTGCCTTATCATACTTAATGTCAATTCCTACTTGCTCTCGATATATCACTCCATGATCTTGTGTAACAGACAGGACTGGTAGTTCAGGTTGATTTTTGTCGGCTTTAGGAATAAATAATTCTTTTGCCTTACGCTGTTCCCAATCGTCATCAAATCCAGAAAATCGTATTTCTGGAACTTTTTTCTGGATGTTCTTACTCACGAGAGAACACCGCCTTAGTAGCGTCAATCAGCTCTTTCGAAGTATCCGTAATAGCTAATTCATCCAACATAGATAAAAATTCTGATTCTGCTTTAGCAATTTCTTTATTCAAAGAAACTATTTCTTGACTTAAAGTAACCATATCAATCGGTTCTTCTTCTTCAAAAGTATCAACGTAGCGTGGAATATTTAAATTAAAATCATTCTCGACAATTTCTTCAAATGTTGCGACATGTGCATATTTTTCTACATCTTCACGTTTCGTATATGTTTCTAGGATTTTCTCAATGTGTTCAGATTCCAATAAATTTTGATTTTTAGATTTTGTAAAGTCATTTGACGCATCAATAAATAAGACATCTTTCTTTTCACGATCTTTCTTCAAAATAATAACCGTTGTAGGAATACTTGTATTAAAGAAAATATTTGCAGGAAGCCCAATCACTGTATCAATCGCGCCGTTTTCAAGTAAAATTTTACGAATTTTTCCTTCTGCTGCACCTCGGAACAAGACACCATGCGGTAATACAATAGCCATCACACCAGTATCTTTCAAATGATAATAACCGTGTAATAAGAAAGCAAAGTCAGCTTTCGATTTTGGTGCTAAAACACCGTAAGAGGCAAAGCGTGGATCATCTAAAAATCCTTTTTCAGCTGTCCATTTTGCACTATATGGTGGATTCATTAATACACCGTCAAAGTTCGTTGGTTCTTCTGTAGGCCAATCTGCATCAAGGGTATCACCATTGTGTAGATGCTGATTCGCAATGTCTACACCGTGTAGAATCATATTCATTCGCGCTAAGTTATACGTAGATGTATTTAATTCTTGCCCAAAATAGTTAATCGTTCCTGGTTCATTAGAATATTTTTTCGCATTCAGTAATAAAGAACCTGATCCCATAGTTGGATCATACACACTGAATCCTTTTTGATTTTCCTTACCAGCTAGAACAATTTGCGTCATCAACGTAGATACTGGTTGAGGAGTGTAGAATTCACCCGCTTTTTTGCCTGAGTCAGAAGCAAACTGTCCAATCAAATACTCATACGCATCGCCCAACGCATCCCCTTCATGTGCAATATCTAGAGAAGCTAATTCTTTCATCACTGCTGAAATGGTTTGGTTCTGCTTCTGTGGGGTTGCGCCTAATTTTTTTGAATATAAATCAACATCTTCAAACAAATTTTCAAATAATTCACTGCTTTGTTCGATATTTCTAAATCCTTGTGCTAAATCTTCTAATTCAAAGCGACCTTTGTAGACTTTTTGAACCATTGCCGTAAAAGTTAATTGTGGTTCTAAAGCATAAGAAAAGTCATATTTCAATTCATCAATCAAATCATCTTTAATCTCAAGATCTTCAAAAGCAACTTCATAAACTTTTTGAGCAGCGTTAAGGTCAGTTACCTCTTCTTCTAAAAGATTTGCTGCATGATAAAGAAGTCTATCTGATAAATACTTATAAAAAACTAAACCTAATAAATAATTTTTGTACTCATTCGCATCCATTTTTGAACGCAATATATCTGCACTATTCCATAATGCTTGATAAAGTGTTTTTGATGTTTGTTCTACCAACTTACACTCTCCCCCATCGTAAGTTTTACTCTAATATTAGCAATGATTGGAGTGGTTTACCAGCCTTACTTTGTCATTCCTACAACATTTCAACAAAAAAACAACTTCAATAAGTTCAGACTATCGCTAACTTATTGAAGTTACTCTTACATTCCATATAAAAATCAATCTTTCTGTTTCCCACCCAAACTCGCCAACAAGGTAAACACACAAGCCATCACAAAAGCGCACACCATGACAAGGATTGTAGCAATTAAATTATCATTCGACATTAAAGGTGCCATGAATGCAGGGACGTAAGCAGTTGTACGTACATTCAAGAGTCCGACAAGCGTACCGGCTAACGTTGCAGCTAAAATAGTCCCACCAAAGACTTTTTTATTCGAAAACATAAAGGGATACGCTGCTTCTACAAACGTGCCAAAGAGCAAATTGATAAAGATATTAGCGGTAGCCGTTGGTCGGTCTCCTGCATTTCTCGGCTTAATAATGTACGCTAGCTGAATTCCTGCACAGACAATTACGAGACAGACCATGTCAATGGCACCTAAAAAACTAAATCCTGTTGCTTCCATTTCTAATAAAACAATCGGTAAAATAGCTGCGTGATAGACACCACCAATAATTGCAAACCAAATAAGTGCCCCAGCAACAGTGCCAGCTAAAATTGGATTAAATGCTAAGACAGCATCAATTGCCTGTTTAATCCCATTGCCAAGCATTAATGCTACTGGTGACAACAAATATTTGCCCACTAATCCCGCGAATAAACCAGACAGTCCCCCGGCTGCAATATTCGTTGTCGTTCCAGGAACTCCATGCTTAAAACAAAAATTACTAATATAATACACTAAAATTCCGGCAAGAATCCCGACAGCCATTCCCCCAATAATGCCACCATCCACTGCTAATGCGCCCGCTAAGACACCCGCAACAATTCCGACTTCATCCATTCCAGAAATTTGTTTTGCTGCAATCGTAGCAACGATGACTGGTAAGAAACCAACCAATATGGTGAAAATCTCCTCTAACCCTGACAAACCGGGTAATTTACTTAAAGCCAAGCTCAACGCCATACCAATAAATCCCGGCATCGCCGCCATCATAATGCCACGTAAACTAATTCTCTTAAATACATTGTCTTCACGTTGCGCACTACTGCTACCAATCACCGGTTTATAGGTTAATTGCCATTCTTTCGCAAAAGCAGACATAGCTGAAATCGCACGTGTCCGATTGGTTGTTCCTGTTGTGCCAGATTGGGCAATAATGTGTACACCCAAACTAGCCGCATCAGCCATCGATGTCCCACCTGTTCCAGTCACAGGAATCTTTTTTTGCGCAGAGGCAAGTAATGCTTGCCGATTGACGTCTTTAGGGTCGCAACTTAGCAACAATAACCCATCAATTTCTCCATCTAAAATTTTCTGTGCCAACTGATGATCCATCAATTTTGCTTGCTCGTTAATTTCTGATAACGTTTGTTCATCGCTGCTGATTAATTGTCCTGTTTCATCTAAAGTAAAGAGCTGTGATTTCGCATCCAGCGATACATTATCCATACTACTTGCTGTCAAAACAAATTGAACAGCAGCTACCTCAATGCCTGCTGATTTTGCTTGTGCAAAAATCTCTTCGATCATTTTTTGCGGATCATTTCCACCTTGTGACCGCAAATTTCCACCACTACTCCCAATTACTGCAATTTTTTTCATAGAAACCACCTATCTTTTTATTTTTCACTTTCAACCAAAAAATACAAATTTTCTGATAATTATCAGATATTCATTATAAAATTTCCCTTACCAGAATGAAAGAGAAAGTTATGCGCTATAGCAAAACAAACATAAAAAAACACTTTCTCAAATTGAAAAAGTGTCTCTTATCTATTGCTACCATTCCAAATTCAATAAACTCAGCATTTCATGATACGCTGTTTCAATGCGTTGTCGTGTTACTTCTGGTACTTGATCTGCATATTTTCCATCTGGCAAATAATCTTCTGCCAATACCACTTGAAAATCATAGGCCTGCATATCGCCATACTCGAAATCATAATAGGTATGATTCACGATTGGTTCTCTGGAAACCCAAGTTGGATGTAAGGTGATATTGCTCAAATACGTGCGTTTGCCTTCTTTGGTAATTTCTACTTCCGGAATAACGCCTCTTTCTGTCCAATAATTGTAATTAACAGTTTCGTATCGTTGATTTGATAATAAATTCCCCATCGAATAGATAATAAATTTCTTTTCACCATCTTTTTCAATTATCTCAGTCGGTTCAGCAACATGTGGATGTCCACCAAAAATAATATCCGCACCAAAATCAATCATTTGTCGATATACGGTTTGCTGTTCTACAGTGGGTTCTAACGAATACTCTACGCCAGATTGCGGCATAACAATCGTAATATCCGCAATTTTCTCCGCTTCTTTAATATCAGCTTCCACTTTGTCGATTGATAAATCGTTTAAATATTTGTCATAATCTTCTTGGCTAATGCTTTGTTCAATCCCATTAAATCCATACGAATAAGCTAACATCGCCACTTTGATACCGTTGACTTCTTTTACTAAAATGCCGTTATCGCCAACATTCACACCAATCGTATCTAACCCAGCATCATGAAAAGCCGTTGCTGTCGTTGTTACCCCTTCAATACCAGTATCCAAAATATGGTTATGTGCCAAATCAATGACATCAAAACCGGCATCTTTTATACTCTCAACAACCGTTGGAGGAGCATTAAACAAAGGAAAGCCACCTATTTCTTTATTAGGATTAATCGTTCCTTCAAAGTCACCTAATGCGATATCTGCCGAAGAAATCAGTGGTTTGACTTGATCATAATCATTGGCAAAATCGTAGTTCACGCCATCAAACGAACTCAAATAGAGTGGTCTGTGGTATAGCATATCACCACTTGCGGTAACTGTAATTGTTTTCGGTTCATTATTTTTAGTTGCTGTCGTATTTGTGGCATGCACATCATTGGTTTTCGGTGCTGTCAGTCCTTTGTAAACGATAAAATATCCCGTACTAATAATTGATATAAACAATAGTATAACTAATAGAGCAAAAATAATCTTTTTTTCACTTCTAGTAAGCCGTCGTTGATTCCTCATCTTTTTCTCTCCTCTTAACCATTTTATTGAAAGCGCAATCAAAAATAATTACACAGTATAACCAACCCTTCTATCAATAATTATACTGAAAATTCTTTTAGTTTAATAGCCCCTTCTTTTGTCCATCATTTATACAGAAGCTATCACTGCTCGTGCGACAACTTCGGCTACGTTCTGTTGAAAAACTTTCGGCATAATATTCGTTGGGGTTAATTCTGTTTCGGGAACCAAATTAGCAATCGCTACTGCCGCAGCAATCTGCATTTCCTCGGTAATTTTCGTTGCTTGTGCATCCAACGCTCCCCTAAAAAGCCCCGGAAAAGCTAAAACATTGTTTATTTGATTCGGGTAATCACTCCGCCCGGTTCCCACAATATATGCTCCTGCTGCTAACGCTTCTTCTGGTAAAATTTCTGGTATTGGATTCGCCAAAGCAAAAATGACAGGTTTTTCCGCCATCTGTTGAATCCACTCCGCTTGTAAGACATTCGCTTGTGAAACCCCAATAAAAATATCTGCATCCACCAACGCATCTGGCAACGTACCAGAAATAAATTGGCGATTCGTCACTTTAGCAATTTCTACATGATGTGACACCAACGATTCACTTTCTCGTTCATTTAAAATCCCTGTTTTATCTACAACAAGAATATGTTGAATCCCCGCTGCTAAAAATTTTCGAGTGATGGCAATTCCGGCAGCGCCCCCACCATTAATCACTACTTTGATGTCCTCTTTCGACTTTCCAATTAGTTTTAAACTATTAAACGTCGCTGCCAACGCAACAATCGCCGTTCCATGTTGATCATCATGAAAGACTGGAATAGCACATTCAGCATTCAATCGTCGTTCAATTTCAAAACAGCGCGGTGCACTAATATCTTCCAAATTAATAGCTCCAAATGTCGGCGAGATTGCTTTGACCGTTTGAATAATTTCTTCCACATCTTGTGTAGCTAACACAATAGGAATCGTATCAATATTTCCAAAACGTTTAAACAAAGCGGATTTTCCTTCCATCACCGGCAAAGCCGCTTCAGGACCAATATTTCCTAGCCCTAATACAGCAGAACCATCACTGACCATCGCAATCGTATTTTTTTTCATCGTTAATTCACGTACTAGTTCCTTATCCTCAACAATCGCTGTAGAAACAGCCGCCACTCCCGGTGTATAGACCACACTCAAATCTTCTGGAGCTTCGATCACCGCTTTTGGTACAACAGAAAGCAGCCCTCCATTTTGCTTCACTTGTTCTAATGCGAGTTCTTTTACGTCTTTATTCATGCTTTTTTCCTCCACCAAATAATAGAAAACGGATACAAAACATTTTATTTATTATCTTATCATAAAATAAACCACTTTATAAAAAAAGACACCTTCCAAGTGGAAAGTGTCTTGAGATGTTGATATAAAATGATAAACATACACAAAGCATTCTCAAAAAGAAATTACTATCATTCATCTTCTAATGCCCATTTGCAGTATCATTAGATGAATTAAGAGAAAAGTTACAACTGGAGACAGATGAAAGTTATGAAATTGAAGATTGGGAAGCTCCTTTCCGATTAATGGATGATCGAGATATTCTAACACTCAATCGTTTAGCGCTCTTAATAGAAGAAAACAGTCACTATGACCTATTTCCCTATTTGGATGAATTGATTGACTTGGATGTCTTTGAATCTCACGAAGATGCCTTAAAGCGATTAAATCAATTAACACACTTAAAAGAAAAACCAACTGATCAAGGTGTTTTGGAAGATACTTTTGAGCTATCAGATGGCACCTATCTTATAATTTAATAAAAAAGAATTTTATTAAGTAATTGACTTTATATAGACAACCATCTATATTAATACATAGATGTCTGTCGATATAAGGAGTGTCAATTATGAATTATGAAAAACTAGCTTTAATACTAAAAGCTTTAGCTGATTCTAAACGTTTAAAGATAGTGGATATTTTATCGTGTGGAACCATGTGTGCTTGTGATATTTTAGAACATTTTGATTTTACCCAACCTACGTTATCCCACCATATGAAAGTATTAGAAAAAGCAGGTATTGTTTGCGTTACAAAAAATGGGCTCTGGCATTATTATGCGCTGACAGAAACCTTTGTAGAAGAGTTTAATGGCTCTATGCAACAACTTTTCTCAAGTGAATCTAGTTGTATTTGTCATGAAACAAGCCAATGTTCTCCTAAAGGAAAAACGGAGGCGAATGCAAATGGCTAAAGAAACAGAAAATACAGGTATTAATTTTTTTGAGAAGTATTTGACGGTTTGGGTCTTACTTTGTATGATGTTAGGAATACTAATTGGACAATTTTTCCCTTCCTTTTCTCAAGAATTAGAAAAGATTCAAATTGCGAATGTGAATATTCCGATTGCTGTATTGACATGGATTATGATTTTTCCCATGATGATGAAAATTGATTTCAAATCTATTTTAGATGTTCGAAAGAATTATCAAGGACTAGCTATTTCAAGTATTACCGCATGGCTAATTAAGCCGTTTTTAATGTTTGGGCTCGCAACCTTCTTCTTTTATGTTGTTTTTCGCAATTTTATTCCTACAGATTTAGCAAGGGATTATGTTGCTGGGGCAGTTTTATTAGGAGCAGCACCTTGTACGGCTATGGTATTTGTTTGGAGTAATCTGACGAAAGGTGACCCTGCGCACACGCTGGTTCAAGTATCAATTAATGATTTGCTAATTATCGTTTTATTTGTTCCAATTGTTTCGCTCTTACTAGGAATCAACAATGTTTTTGTTCCTTGGGGGATTCTCTTTGCTTCAGTAGCATTGTTTGTTTTAGTCCCTTTGATTGGTGGTGCATTAACTCGCTATTTAGTGATTAAATTTAAAGGATTAAATTACTTTGAAACAAAATTTTTACCTAAATTTGATCCAATTACAACGATTGGGTTACTGCTAACGTTGGTTATTATTTTTACCTATCAGGGAAGTATTATTATCAGTAATCCTTGGCATGTCTTAATGATTGCCGTCCCACTAGTTTTGCAAAATATTATTACAGCAAATTTTGCTTATTTTGCTTGTAAACTGACTAAACAACCACATAATGTAGCAGCACCTGCAGCTTTAATAGGCGCCTCAGATTTCTTTGAACTTTCTGTTGCTGTGGCAATTACTTTGTTTGGGGTCAATTCACCTGTTGTTCTTGTATGTACAGTAGGTGTTTTAACAGAAGTACCAGTGATGTTACTTCTTGTAAAATTAGTAAATAAAACTCGCGGTTGGTTTGAACCAGCGAAGAATTGAGGAAATGATGAAAAAAGTTTATTTTTTGTGTACAGGAAATTCATGTCGTAGCCAAATTGCAGAAGGCTATGGCAAAAAATATTTAACTGATAAAGGCTTTGAAGTTCGCAGTGCGGGTATTGAAACACATGGTTTAAATCCTAGAGCTGTTAAAATCATGGAAGAAGATGGCATTGACATAACGGTTCAAACGTCGGATTTAATCGACCAAAAATATTTTAATGAAGCAGATTTAATTATTACCCTTTGTGGAGATGCCAAAGATAATTGTCCAGTAATCCCTAAAACAGCGACACATATCCATTGGGGATTAGAAGATCCTGCAAAAGCAATAGGTAGTGAAGAAGAAATTATGAATAAATTCAGAGAAGTTAGAGATGTAATTAAGGGAAAAATACAGAATTTAGAAATAGAATAAGCCTATTGAAAGCAATCAAGAAAAATCTTGATTGCTTTTTTTGTGGAAAGGAATGAATGATATGAACAATATTCCACGTTCTCCCCCAGTTACTTAGGAATCAACCCTACTTTGCATTCACTTTCAATATCAAAAAATTTAATGAAAAGAGGAAAAACAATGGAACTAAAACACGTAGTACCGATTATGAAAGACACATTTGGACACTTAGAATTTGCGGGTGAAGGAAACGTTGAACAACGACGCGTCAATGGTCGCTTAACCACTGTTTCTCGTAGTTACAACTTATATTCAGATGTACAACGTGCAGATGATATTGAAGTCATTTTGCCTCATACTGCTGGAGAAAAGTTCTTTGAATTTGAAGAGACGATTCAACTAGTCAACCCACGGATTGTCGCAGAAGGTTATAAGATTGGCGAACGTGGTTTCACGAATTATATTTTGCATGCAGATGATATGGTCAAAGCTTAAAGGAGGAAAACACACATGAGATTAGCACAAGGAATTATTATCGACAAAGAAAAAACTTTTGGACGGTTAAAATTTTCCGCATTACGTCGAGAAGTATTTTTAAACAATGAAGATGGAACGGTATCTACCGAAGTTAGAGAACGAACTTATGATAATGCAGTGGCAGAATCAACCTATAAATCATTCAAAGCAGAATTTGTTTATCCGAACACATTTGACACATTGAATCAACTCAAACTGCAATTATTTGATTACGTCAATTGGTGGAATTATCTTCGGTTACACGGTTCTTTGGGATATGAGACACCAATCAGCATTCGAAATCGGATTAGATAACAAGCACCTGATTTTTACACTTTATAATTTTTGTCAAAAAAAGGGTTGCCATTCCAAACAAAAAAATCAGAGTAAGACGATTTCTCTACTTACTCTGATTTATAAAATTCCTCTTCATCAGTCCTTATTGACAAAGAGCCAAATTTGCAGGGTGTTCGTTTATTTTCCTCTTCGTCTTTTTTCAAGAATCCAGATATTTTTAGCTACACCTAACCATAACAACAGCAGGATCAAATAATACAAGGGGCGACCTGACAAGGCTTGTTTCCCAAATACATACGTTCCGGCAATCAGTATAGCCGTATAAAAAAGATACAGCACTAGAAGCCATTTTTTGTCCCGATAAATCATTTGCTTTCACCTCACCGCTTATTCAAAGGTCTTTTTATTACCTTAACAAAAACCAACCTTTGTTGCAAATGAGGCTAATTGAGACACTTTATTGAAACAGATACGTTCCTTGACCAATCGTCAGTTGTTTCCCTTTCAATGCTGGACTGCCTTCAAAAACGATTTGTTGCAAACGATTGGCAGGTCCCGTGGTAAAGACAAAGGACTGGTTGCCGACTTGAAGCGCTTCTTCTCCATTGATCTCAACTTGCTGGAATCCAAGGAACTGCTGCCACTGTTGAATCACCTTTTCTGGATCAGCCACTTCAAAAACAGCACGTACGATTGCCAATTCTCCGGCTGGATGTTGTTGGATCACCTTCGCCTGGGTTAATTGTTTCCGGCGTTGATCCTCTGTGCCTCCCCACTGGATAACAAAAGGATAAGGCAAACCGTCTATGTCTCCTAAAATAGAAAGCATACGCCATTCAATCAAATTTCCCTCGGCATCGTGACGTTTCCCGTCAAAAATCTCAGAAAGTTTAGCTCCACGTTCTTTTAGTTGGACTGCTAATGCTTCGATATCATCTGTTCGCAAGGCTACTCGACTTAAGATTTCTTCTTGCGGCAAATGCTTGACCGCATCATTAACCACGACATGTTGCGGGTCTGCTTGACTGGCTAACCCAGGATCTTCTACTCCCAAAAATTCAAGATAAGACAAATCAAAATAACTCAGAGCATTGTACGTGCCCCAGTCTGTGTGCTTACCACCAAATGCAGCGACCAATCCCGCTTGTTGAAAGGTTTGGATGGCTTGATCCAAATCATTCACATAATGTACCGTATGATCCCATTTAATACTCGCCATCACTTCTCCCCCTCTTCTCCTAGCTCCGTCGTCCGTTGAACAGCACGTAGAACACTGCGCTGCAATCCGGCAGCAAAATCAGACGCATTCAATTCGTACAGCGCATGGATGCCCACACCCCCAGCGGAATTATTGATATCCAATAATTCTCGAGGATGTTTTCCTGTTTGCTTCAGCATCGCGGCTGCACCGATCGTGTTCTCAAGTGCGATCGTCCAG
This window encodes:
- a CDS encoding site-specific integrase — encoded protein: MVAKKRKEQLFHEYFKEWVSLYKEGAVRSITLQKYHIAEQRLQELVPHLKLKELTRTNYQQLLNDYASTHEKQTTMDFHHHLKGAILDAVDDGTLTQNPTRKIVIKGKAPRPKKAKFLNQFEVQALLKELELTEEINWDWFILLITKTGLRFSEALALTPNDFDFSQQKITINKTWNYKKSNGGFQPTKNESSKRKVQIDWQLAMQFSQLIKMRESEKPIFIKNRVFNSTINNRLKVLCNRANVPIITIHSLRHTHASLLLFAGVSIASVANRLGHSSMTTTQETYLHIIQELENQDNDKIIRHLSLLM
- a CDS encoding restriction endonuclease subunit S translates to MSKNIQKKVPEIRFSGFDDDWEQRKAKELFIPKADKNQPELPVLSVTQDHGVIYREQVGIDIKYDKATLKNYKVIHQGDFIISLRSFQGGFELSDKLGITSPAYTIFVPKNMNSQDSLFWKTKFKTFTFIESLKTVTFGIRDGKSISFSEFGDLKLFYPKIIEEQKKIGAFFKQLDDTITLHQRKIEALKQMKKGFLQQLFPEQGESIPKLRFADFKEEWEQRKLGKLYQRNTERNKGQFGSEKTISIATMRFKPEGNGAAENSLNGYKVLRIGDIAYEGHTSKVFSFGRFVLNDIGDGIMSPRFTTLRPIISMNIFFWKQYIIYEPIMKHVLVKSTKLGTMMNELVLDDFFKCKIFVPSDNEQEWIGEFFKQLDDTITLHQRKLDQLNKLKTAFLQKMFI
- a CDS encoding type I restriction-modification system subunit M; the encoded protein is MVEQTSKTLYQALWNSADILRSKMDANEYKNYLLGLVFYKYLSDRLLYHAANLLEEEVTDLNAAQKVYEVAFEDLEIKDDLIDELKYDFSYALEPQLTFTAMVQKVYKGRFELEDLAQGFRNIEQSSELFENLFEDVDLYSKKLGATPQKQNQTISAVMKELASLDIAHEGDALGDAYEYLIGQFASDSGKKAGEFYTPQPVSTLMTQIVLAGKENQKGFSVYDPTMGSGSLLLNAKKYSNEPGTINYFGQELNTSTYNLARMNMILHGVDIANQHLHNGDTLDADWPTEEPTNFDGVLMNPPYSAKWTAEKGFLDDPRFASYGVLAPKSKADFAFLLHGYYHLKDTGVMAIVLPHGVLFRGAAEGKIRKILLENGAIDTVIGLPANIFFNTSIPTTVIILKKDREKKDVLFIDASNDFTKSKNQNLLESEHIEKILETYTKREDVEKYAHVATFEEIVENDFNLNIPRYVDTFEEEEPIDMVTLSQEIVSLNKEIAKAESEFLSMLDELAITDTSKELIDATKAVFSRE
- a CDS encoding CapA family protein gives rise to the protein MRNQRRLTRSEKKIIFALLVILLFISIISTGYFIVYKGLTAPKTNDVHATNTTATKNNEPKTITVTASGDMLYHRPLYLSSFDGVNYDFANDYDQVKPLISSADIALGDFEGTINPNKEIGGFPLFNAPPTVVESIKDAGFDVIDLAHNHILDTGIEGVTTTATAFHDAGLDTIGVNVGDNGILVKEVNGIKVAMLAYSYGFNGIEQSISQEDYDKYLNDLSIDKVEADIKEAEKIADITIVMPQSGVEYSLEPTVEQQTVYRQMIDFGADIIFGGHPHVAEPTEIIEKDGEKKFIIYSMGNLLSNQRYETVNYNYWTERGVIPEVEITKEGKRTYLSNITLHPTWVSREPIVNHTYYDFEYGDMQAYDFQVVLAEDYLPDGKYADQVPEVTRQRIETAYHEMLSLLNLEW
- a CDS encoding NAD(P)-dependent malic enzyme; the protein is MNKDVKELALEQVKQNGGLLSVVPKAVIEAPEDLSVVYTPGVAAVSTAIVEDKELVRELTMKKNTIAMVSDGSAVLGLGNIGPEAALPVMEGKSALFKRFGNIDTIPIVLATQDVEEIIQTVKAISPTFGAINLEDISAPRCFEIERRLNAECAIPVFHDDQHGTAIVALAATFNSLKLIGKSKEDIKVVINGGGAAGIAITRKFLAAGIQHILVVDKTGILNERESESLVSHHVEIAKVTNRQFISGTLPDALVDADIFIGVSQANVLQAEWIQQMAEKPVIFALANPIPEILPEEALAAGAYIVGTGRSDYPNQINNVLAFPGLFRGALDAQATKITEEMQIAAAVAIANLVPETELTPTNIMPKVFQQNVAEVVARAVIASV
- a CDS encoding ArsR/SmtB family transcription factor — translated: MNYEKLALILKALADSKRLKIVDILSCGTMCACDILEHFDFTQPTLSHHMKVLEKAGIVCVTKNGLWHYYALTETFVEEFNGSMQQLFSSESSCICHETSQCSPKGKTEANANG
- the arsB gene encoding ACR3 family arsenite efflux transporter — translated: MAKETENTGINFFEKYLTVWVLLCMMLGILIGQFFPSFSQELEKIQIANVNIPIAVLTWIMIFPMMMKIDFKSILDVRKNYQGLAISSITAWLIKPFLMFGLATFFFYVVFRNFIPTDLARDYVAGAVLLGAAPCTAMVFVWSNLTKGDPAHTLVQVSINDLLIIVLFVPIVSLLLGINNVFVPWGILFASVALFVLVPLIGGALTRYLVIKFKGLNYFETKFLPKFDPITTIGLLLTLVIIFTYQGSIIISNPWHVLMIAVPLVLQNIITANFAYFACKLTKQPHNVAAPAALIGASDFFELSVAVAITLFGVNSPVVLVCTVGVLTEVPVMLLLVKLVNKTRGWFEPAKN
- the arsC gene encoding arsenate reductase (thioredoxin) produces the protein MKKVYFLCTGNSCRSQIAEGYGKKYLTDKGFEVRSAGIETHGLNPRAVKIMEEDGIDITVQTSDLIDQKYFNEADLIITLCGDAKDNCPVIPKTATHIHWGLEDPAKAIGSEEEIMNKFREVRDVIKGKIQNLEIE